A genomic window from Candidatus Scalindua japonica includes:
- a CDS encoding MGH1-like glycoside hydrolase domain-containing protein yields the protein MSRIFFDYIEKAKKILDDNWLGSSTKPSPFLYPHQWNWDSAFIAIGRSHYDTERAIQEVETLFKAQWSNGMVPQIVFNREALGHYFPEPDFWLTELSPHAPETHLTSGITMPPVHAIAAEKIYMNARKLQLVLPFLKRIYPRLLKLHEYLYRERDPKNEGLVYIRHPWESGIDNSPTWDVPLKRITVDKTLLPSYERKDLKHGVDPKMRPSDDDYDRYVYLVDLFRKNEYDEARISTDCPFLIQDPLFNSILCRANESLVHIAELIGEDTETPKKWTEKTAGAIRDKLWQKEHDVFDAYDLVVDGFIEVDTSAGFLPIFAGAATREQAQKIYNRMNSTSFCALNQDNCFTIPNYDTQKEGFDRSNYWRGPVWININWMLAHGLRRYGYTLKADSLQKDLIQLPIRHGFHEYFDSFDGTGYGTDNFSWTAALFIDIVEEFYASQKKEGVGLAKKLKAEISRGTVLNDGKYMSDVPDKNLSSELMQSIRRLRDMFYDTTRGRVDYHKLADSDAYRTYRLLSNGLQKFDPSSLLGHREKIAFWVNLYNTIVVDGITKLGIRQSVKEVPGFFSSVKYDIGGYLFSPDDIEHGILRGNKRPWFRPFKQFGHRDKRRKWVILPEDPRIHFAMVCGSRSCPPIDYYDSKKIYDQLSEAAMSFVNSSEVVVLPEQDKIMLSEIFRWYESDFGGRSGVIDFIFDYLAEEKTREFLRQKSKDLAFEYIYYDWKLNR from the coding sequence ATGTCACGCATATTTTTTGATTATATTGAGAAGGCTAAAAAAATTCTCGATGATAACTGGTTGGGTTCATCAACAAAGCCCTCACCTTTCCTTTACCCGCACCAGTGGAACTGGGATTCCGCCTTTATTGCCATCGGCAGGTCACACTATGATACTGAACGGGCTATTCAGGAAGTAGAAACACTATTCAAGGCGCAATGGTCCAATGGCATGGTTCCTCAGATCGTTTTCAATCGAGAGGCCCTCGGTCATTACTTTCCTGAACCCGATTTCTGGTTAACAGAATTATCTCCCCATGCTCCTGAGACACATCTCACCTCTGGAATTACCATGCCGCCTGTGCATGCTATTGCCGCTGAAAAAATATACATGAACGCGAGGAAACTCCAGCTGGTCCTTCCATTCCTGAAACGCATCTACCCCAGGCTATTGAAGCTTCATGAGTATCTGTATCGGGAGAGAGATCCGAAAAATGAAGGGCTTGTTTATATCCGGCATCCATGGGAATCAGGGATCGACAATTCACCGACGTGGGACGTACCTCTCAAGCGAATAACAGTAGACAAAACACTGCTCCCCTCTTATGAACGAAAAGACCTAAAACACGGTGTCGATCCAAAGATGCGTCCCAGTGATGATGACTATGACCGCTACGTATATCTGGTTGATCTTTTTCGTAAAAACGAATACGACGAAGCCCGCATCAGCACAGACTGTCCCTTTCTTATTCAGGACCCATTATTTAACTCAATCCTCTGTCGTGCGAATGAATCGCTTGTTCATATTGCTGAATTGATCGGTGAGGATACGGAAACACCAAAGAAGTGGACTGAAAAAACAGCTGGAGCTATCAGGGATAAGTTATGGCAGAAAGAACACGATGTATTTGATGCATATGATCTTGTTGTCGATGGATTTATTGAAGTGGATACGTCTGCGGGCTTTTTACCTATTTTTGCCGGCGCGGCAACACGCGAACAGGCTCAAAAGATTTACAACAGAATGAATTCAACGTCATTCTGTGCACTCAATCAGGATAATTGTTTCACGATTCCCAATTACGATACTCAAAAAGAAGGTTTTGACCGGTCTAATTACTGGAGAGGTCCAGTCTGGATAAATATAAACTGGATGTTAGCCCACGGCTTAAGAAGATACGGATATACCTTGAAGGCCGATTCTCTTCAAAAAGATCTGATCCAACTTCCGATAAGACATGGGTTTCATGAGTATTTTGATTCATTTGATGGTACCGGATACGGCACAGACAACTTTAGCTGGACAGCAGCTCTGTTCATTGATATCGTAGAAGAATTCTATGCCTCTCAGAAAAAGGAGGGTGTTGGGCTGGCAAAAAAATTGAAAGCAGAAATATCCAGAGGTACAGTCCTCAACGATGGCAAGTATATGTCTGATGTACCTGATAAAAATCTTAGTTCTGAACTCATGCAAAGTATCAGGAGACTCAGGGATATGTTTTACGATACAACGCGAGGCCGTGTCGATTACCATAAGCTTGCTGATTCAGATGCATATCGTACCTATCGTCTTCTTTCGAATGGTCTTCAAAAATTCGATCCTTCCAGTTTATTGGGTCACCGTGAAAAAATAGCTTTCTGGGTAAACCTTTACAATACGATTGTTGTAGATGGTATCACAAAACTTGGCATCCGGCAGTCTGTAAAAGAGGTTCCTGGTTTCTTCAGCTCTGTGAAGTACGATATTGGAGGATACCTGTTTTCCCCGGATGATATAGAACACGGTATTCTAAGGGGAAACAAGCGCCCCTGGTTCCGTCCCTTTAAGCAGTTCGGTCACAGGGATAAACGAAGAAAATGGGTCATTCTTCCAGAGGATCCCCGTATTCACTTTGCAATGGTATGTGGCTCGCGATCTTGTCCTCCCATTGACTATTATGATTCGAAAAAAATCTATGATCAACTGAGTGAAGCTGCGATGAGTTTTGTCAATTCCTCGGAAGTAGTTGTCTTACCTGAGCAAGACAAAATTATGCTTTCTGAAATATTCCGCTGGTATGAATCAGATTTTGGCGGTAGATCAGGTGTTATTGATTTCATTTTTGATTATCTTGCTGAGGAGAAGACACGAGAGTTTCTCAGGCAGAAGTCTAAAGATCTTGCCTTTGAATATATTTACTATGATTGGAAATTAAATCGATGA
- a CDS encoding P-II family nitrogen regulator, protein MKKVEAFVRHEKFDATKDALEEEGYTGISVIEVKGHGSQKGVREVYKTERYRMDLLPKIKIELFVADETLDKVVQTIISSSQTGSLGDGKIYVSDVSNAYRIRTGEQGNTAI, encoded by the coding sequence GTGAAAAAAGTTGAGGCATTCGTTCGCCACGAGAAATTTGACGCAACCAAAGATGCCCTTGAGGAAGAGGGATATACAGGGATTTCAGTCATAGAGGTAAAAGGACACGGTAGTCAGAAAGGCGTACGGGAAGTATATAAGACAGAGAGATACAGGATGGATTTACTGCCAAAGATAAAGATTGAACTTTTCGTTGCGGATGAAACCTTAGATAAAGTTGTACAGACCATTATCTCATCATCTCAAACCGGAAGCCTTGGAGATGGAAAGATATATGTCTCCGACGTATCAAACGCATACCGAATCCGCACAGGTGAGCAGGGCAATACTGCAATTTAA
- a CDS encoding FMN-binding glutamate synthase family protein, with the protein MRKQFIIHSIAIILVFGGIGWFWPPMLWAFIIFGPLILMGVYDMFQTRHAIKRNFPLLGRGRYILESMGPKVNQYFIESDSEGRPFHRKFRSIIYQRAKKELDTQAFGTPQDVYKTGYEWMEHSIYPLDGEKLDQSPRVMIGGRDCKQPYSASILNISAMSYGSLSKSAILALNGGAKIGGFAQNTGEGGISEYHLRPGGDLIWQIGTGYFGCRDREGNFSPENFAENACGKTVKMIDIKISQGAKPGHGGILPAEKNTPEIAEMRQIEPYKRVNSPPFHTAFTNPVELMEFIQKLRELSGGKPVGFKLCVGKKSEFIALCKAMLSTGIKPDYITVDGGEGGTGAAPMEFTDAVGMPLRDGLAFVVDTLRGFDLKREIKVIASGKIVFGFHMFRAMALGADTCNCARAMMLALGCIQALECNKNTCPTGITTQKPELVKGLNVKNKTNRVASYHGGTVKTLVEMVAAAGLDSVEKIERRHVNRRVDLNRIVRYDQIFPPVEIGCLLKPDSIPDSFKLIMEELEARE; encoded by the coding sequence ATGCGAAAACAATTTATCATTCATAGTATTGCCATTATTCTTGTTTTTGGTGGCATAGGGTGGTTCTGGCCGCCGATGCTCTGGGCATTTATCATCTTCGGCCCCTTGATTCTGATGGGGGTATATGATATGTTTCAGACCCGACATGCTATAAAGCGTAATTTTCCCTTGCTCGGGAGAGGACGTTATATACTTGAAAGTATGGGGCCGAAAGTAAACCAGTACTTCATTGAGTCCGATTCCGAAGGCCGGCCTTTCCACCGGAAATTCAGATCTATTATTTATCAGCGTGCAAAAAAAGAGCTGGACACACAAGCCTTTGGTACCCCACAGGACGTTTATAAAACGGGATACGAGTGGATGGAGCATTCCATTTACCCTTTAGACGGTGAAAAGCTTGATCAATCACCCAGAGTGATGATAGGTGGCCGGGATTGTAAACAACCATATTCCGCAAGTATTCTTAACATCTCTGCCATGAGTTATGGTTCACTCAGCAAGAGTGCTATTTTGGCGCTAAATGGAGGGGCAAAAATCGGAGGGTTTGCTCAGAACACCGGAGAAGGAGGCATCAGCGAATACCATCTCAGGCCGGGTGGTGATCTGATCTGGCAGATCGGTACAGGATATTTTGGATGCCGTGACAGAGAAGGTAATTTTTCTCCCGAGAATTTTGCTGAAAATGCCTGCGGCAAAACGGTAAAAATGATAGATATTAAAATTTCACAAGGTGCAAAACCAGGTCATGGCGGTATCTTGCCCGCGGAAAAAAATACTCCTGAAATTGCTGAAATGAGGCAAATAGAACCGTATAAAAGAGTGAACTCACCACCATTCCATACTGCCTTTACTAATCCGGTGGAATTGATGGAATTTATCCAGAAGCTTCGTGAACTTTCTGGTGGAAAACCTGTTGGTTTTAAACTGTGCGTAGGGAAAAAGAGTGAGTTCATTGCCTTATGCAAGGCAATGCTGAGTACCGGTATTAAACCAGACTATATTACCGTAGATGGAGGGGAAGGGGGTACAGGAGCCGCTCCTATGGAGTTTACTGATGCCGTAGGTATGCCCTTGAGAGACGGACTTGCTTTCGTAGTAGATACTTTAAGAGGTTTCGATCTGAAAAGAGAGATAAAAGTAATTGCTTCCGGAAAGATAGTTTTTGGTTTTCATATGTTTCGGGCTATGGCTTTGGGTGCCGACACATGTAACTGTGCCCGTGCCATGATGTTGGCGCTTGGATGCATACAAGCCCTGGAATGCAATAAAAACACCTGTCCCACTGGTATTACGACACAAAAGCCCGAGTTGGTAAAGGGATTAAATGTGAAGAACAAAACGAACCGGGTAGCGAGTTACCATGGTGGAACCGTGAAAACTCTTGTGGAAATGGTGGCTGCTGCAGGATTGGATTCCGTGGAAAAAATAGAAAGGCGCCATGTCAATCGGAGAGTCGACTTAAACCGCATAGTACGATACGATCAGATATTCCCACCTGTAGAAATAGGCTGCTTGCTTAAGCCTGATTCCATCCCGGATTCATTTAAACTTATCATGGAAGAACTTGAAGCCAGAGAATAA
- the katG gene encoding catalase/peroxidase HPI, whose protein sequence is MKEVAEAMVNSDLSKGEAKPNQFWWPEQLNLSPLRQHDTKSNPYGESFNYAEEFKKLDLNSLKKDIDTLLTKSQAWWPADYGNYGPLFIRMAWHSAGTYRTLDGRGGAGGGQQRFDPLNSWPDNANLDKARRLLWPVKQKYGKKISWADLMILAGNVAMENMGFKTLGFAGGREDDWEPDMVYWGPETKWLDAKRRDKDGKLKGPLAAVQMGLIYVNPEGPGGNHDPLAAAKAIRESFGRMAMNDEETVALIAGGHTFGKAHGAYDPSECVGVEPAGAPIEEQGFGWKNKCGKGNAEDTVTSGLEGAWSSAPDRWTMMYLANLFHFEWKQAKSPAGAIQWIPTNETAPEMVPDAHIDGKFHHPIMFTTDLALKRDPEYSKIAKRFLKNREDFEHAFARAWFKLTHRDMGPRARYLGTDVPGIKLIWQDPIPEVNHKLISEQDVNNLKSKILESGLTVRELVRTAWASAASFRGSDMRGGANGARLRLEPQKNWEVNNPEELAKVLKRLEEIRKEFNNARSDNTKVSVADLIVLGGIAAIEKAAKDAGSDVLVPFKPGRADATQEQTDVKSFAVLEPAADGFRNYFGKDNYRSPADMLIEKASLLNLSVPEMTVLVGGMRALNANSGHSKHGVFTDRPGVLSNDFFVNLFDMSTKWKKADKSEGIYEGIDRQTGKLKWTATVVDLIFGANSELRAVAEVYAFDDSKEKFVHDFVHAWTKVMNLDRFDSGEKI, encoded by the coding sequence ATGAAGGAAGTAGCAGAAGCAATGGTAAACTCTGATTTGAGTAAAGGCGAAGCAAAGCCAAACCAATTCTGGTGGCCTGAGCAGCTGAATCTCAGCCCTCTCCGCCAGCATGATACAAAGTCAAATCCTTATGGTGAATCGTTTAACTACGCAGAAGAATTTAAAAAGCTCGATCTTAATTCCTTGAAGAAGGATATTGATACCTTGTTGACCAAATCACAGGCCTGGTGGCCGGCAGACTACGGAAACTATGGCCCCTTATTTATTCGTATGGCATGGCACAGCGCAGGTACCTACCGCACACTTGATGGGCGTGGCGGAGCTGGAGGGGGCCAACAGCGTTTTGATCCTCTCAATAGTTGGCCTGACAATGCAAACCTTGATAAAGCAAGGCGGTTGCTTTGGCCGGTCAAGCAGAAATATGGAAAAAAGATTTCATGGGCAGACCTGATGATTTTAGCAGGCAATGTTGCGATGGAAAATATGGGCTTTAAGACCCTTGGCTTTGCGGGTGGTCGTGAGGATGACTGGGAACCTGACATGGTCTATTGGGGCCCTGAAACGAAGTGGCTTGATGCTAAACGCCGCGACAAAGACGGGAAATTAAAAGGACCTCTTGCTGCGGTTCAGATGGGTCTTATCTACGTAAATCCGGAGGGGCCGGGAGGAAACCATGATCCGCTTGCAGCCGCAAAGGCTATTCGTGAGTCTTTTGGCCGCATGGCGATGAATGACGAAGAAACTGTGGCACTCATCGCAGGAGGGCACACTTTCGGTAAAGCGCATGGAGCTTATGATCCGTCTGAATGCGTAGGAGTCGAGCCTGCCGGTGCGCCTATTGAAGAACAGGGATTCGGCTGGAAAAACAAATGTGGTAAGGGCAATGCCGAAGATACAGTCACCAGTGGGTTAGAAGGCGCATGGTCATCTGCACCAGATAGGTGGACTATGATGTATCTGGCGAATTTATTCCACTTCGAATGGAAGCAGGCAAAGAGCCCTGCCGGTGCGATTCAGTGGATTCCGACAAATGAAACTGCTCCTGAAATGGTGCCTGATGCGCACATTGATGGTAAGTTTCATCATCCGATTATGTTTACCACGGATCTTGCTCTGAAACGTGATCCTGAATATAGTAAGATTGCGAAGCGCTTCCTGAAGAATAGGGAAGATTTTGAACATGCATTTGCCAGAGCCTGGTTTAAACTGACGCACCGTGATATGGGGCCACGTGCACGCTATCTCGGCACGGATGTTCCGGGCATAAAACTGATTTGGCAAGATCCCATTCCAGAAGTCAATCATAAGTTGATTAGTGAACAAGACGTTAATAATCTGAAATCTAAAATTCTTGAATCGGGTCTGACTGTGCGGGAGCTGGTGAGAACCGCCTGGGCATCAGCTGCCAGCTTTCGCGGCAGCGATATGCGTGGCGGTGCAAACGGAGCACGTCTGCGACTTGAGCCACAAAAAAATTGGGAAGTTAACAACCCGGAAGAACTGGCGAAGGTACTGAAGCGCCTGGAAGAAATCCGGAAAGAATTCAATAACGCACGCTCTGATAATACAAAAGTTTCTGTTGCTGATCTGATTGTCCTGGGTGGAATTGCCGCCATAGAGAAAGCGGCAAAGGATGCAGGCTCTGACGTCTTAGTCCCCTTCAAACCGGGCCGTGCAGATGCAACACAGGAACAGACCGATGTAAAATCTTTTGCCGTTCTTGAGCCTGCAGCAGATGGATTCCGGAATTACTTCGGTAAGGATAACTATCGTTCCCCGGCAGATATGCTGATTGAAAAGGCAAGCCTGTTAAATCTGAGCGTTCCTGAGATGACGGTTCTGGTGGGCGGTATGCGTGCGCTGAATGCCAATTCCGGTCACTCTAAGCATGGCGTGTTTACCGACCGGCCTGGAGTTTTGAGCAATGATTTTTTCGTGAACCTGTTTGATATGTCCACGAAGTGGAAAAAGGCAGACAAATCTGAGGGTATTTATGAAGGGATTGATCGCCAAACAGGTAAGCTTAAATGGACAGCAACTGTTGTTGATCTGATCTTCGGTGCAAACTCCGAGTTGCGTGCGGTTGCAGAAGTCTACGCATTTGATGATTCGAAAGAAAAGTTTGTGCACGACTTCGTTCATGCCTGGACCAAGGTGATGAACCTTGACCGCTTTGATAGTGGGGAAAAGATCTGA
- a CDS encoding superoxide dismutase, Ni, whose translation MMKRFRNVMLLIALTIVVSSMVLTQRAHSHCQIPCGIYDDNARVQSMFEDAATIEKSAKLIAELARKSDAQSQNQIVRWVVNKEKHAQNIISTISNYFLTQRVKPNQKDYAERLIKHHAVIIAAMKAKQNADVEYATKLNDSIEALSSYYPEHKH comes from the coding sequence ATGATGAAAAGGTTTAGAAATGTAATGTTATTAATTGCCTTAACTATTGTAGTATCCAGTATGGTTTTAACTCAACGTGCTCATTCTCATTGCCAGATCCCATGTGGAATCTATGATGACAATGCACGAGTTCAATCAATGTTTGAAGATGCCGCTACCATAGAAAAGTCAGCAAAGTTGATTGCTGAGTTGGCACGTAAGTCAGATGCGCAATCTCAAAACCAAATAGTTCGCTGGGTGGTGAATAAAGAAAAACATGCACAAAATATCATTTCTACAATAAGTAACTACTTTTTGACACAACGGGTCAAACCGAATCAAAAAGACTATGCTGAACGTTTAATAAAGCACCATGCAGTAATTATTGCAGCAATGAAAGCCAAGCAAAATGCTGATGTGGAATATGCGACAAAACTAAATGATAGCATTGAGGCCCTGTCATCTTACTATCCTGAGCATAAGCATTAG